From a region of the Odontesthes bonariensis isolate fOdoBon6 chromosome 4, fOdoBon6.hap1, whole genome shotgun sequence genome:
- the LOC142379266 gene encoding extracellular superoxide dismutase [Cu-Zn]-like produces MAIMRPHGSVSVLETALLVLLAGFQQCVSAHTDTLLPPEVSQPNGALYGVCKVKPSSTLPDGLPKIYGRVLFKQHPSQGKLQVLLSFSGFPTEGSPEYRAVHIYQYGDLSRGCDSTGGHYNPYGVDHPNHPGDFGNFLPQQGKISALIESDATLFGVTSVFGRSVVIHEREDDLGLGGNPGSLLDGNAGRRLACCVIGVASSKLWNMQYKLYK; encoded by the exons ATGGCGATCATGCGACCACACGG GTCAGTGAGTGTACTGGAAACCGCTCTGTTGGTCTTGCTGGCAGGCTTTCAACAATGTGTCTCGGCGCACACTGATACTCTGCTTCCACCAGAGGTCTCGCAGCCCAATGGCGCTCTGTATGGAGTCTGCAAAGTGAAACCGAGCTCTACACTCCCTGATGGCCTGCCCAAAATCTATGGTCGGGTGCTTTTTAAGCAGCATCCCTCTCAGGGAAAACTGCAAGTCCTTCTCAGTTTCAGTGGCTTCCCCACAGAGGGCTCTCCAGAATACAGAGCTGTGCACATCTATCAGTATGGAGACCTGAGCCGCGGATGTGACTCAACTGGCGGCCACTACAATCCATACGGTGTGGATCACCCTAACCACCCAGGAGACTTTGGTAACTTTTTGCCTCAGCAAGGAAAAATCAGTGCGCTGATAGAATCTGATGCGACACTGTTTGGAGTCACGTCTGTGTTTGGAAGATCAGTGGTGATTCATGAACGCGAAGATGACTTAGGGCTTGGTGGAAACCCAGGGAGCTTGTTAGATGGGAATGCAGGCCGAAGGCTCGCCTGCTGCGTTATTGGGGTTGCCTCCTCCAAACTCTGGAACATGCAGTATAAGTTGTACAAGTGA